Within the Sphingobacteriaceae bacterium genome, the region GCGGATCTCCTTGACGTCGACCACCGGCTGCTGTTCCCCACTCTCTTCGACTTGGGCGGCGGTTTCTTCCGGCTGGTCAGCCTCGGCCGCAGGCGCTTCTACCGTGGTCTCGCTGCTGTCCGTCTCCGGGGCGGGAACCGCCTCCTCCGAGTGGACGACACCGGCATCACCACCGGCGTCCGGGGTCGTCGCCCCGTCAGCGGCATCGGTTGCAGTAGCTTCCGCGGCTGCCGCGGATTCCTCAACCCCCTGCTGCTGCTCCACCTGGTCTTGACGGTCGTTTTCCATGTTGCCCTCCATAGGACAAAAACCTCCCTTTCCCAACCCCGACGACGACTCATTCCGGCTTTTTTAACGGCCGAGCTTCCCGTTCGGGTGTTTAGGCATGCTCGTCGGCCAGCAACTCCTGGATGCGATCCATGATTTTTTGGCCGGCCTGTGCCAATTCGTTACTGTTCACCTTCTGACCGTAATATTCCTCTAATTCAAAGGGCTCACCAATGTACACCCGGACGGGCCGGAACAGCCGCCATTGGCCTTTGATGGCCACCGGCAAAATGGGCGCCCGCTGCCGGGTGGCCAGCCAAGCAGCCCCAGGATATGCAGGCAGCAGTTCGCCGGTGCGGCTCCGGGTTCCTTCGATGAACATGGCCACCGCTTTTCCCTCGGCCAGCTTGTTCAAGGCGGTGGACAAGGCCTGCCGGTCGGCGGTGCCCCGGTGCACGGGGAAGGCTCCCACCTTGGGCAGCAAGGGCCCGATGATAGGGTAGCTGAAAGCCTCCACCTTGGCCATGAAATAGAGGATGCGGGGCACGCCCACCCCCACGGCGAAGGGATCCCACCAGGAAAGGTGGTTGGCGCAGACCACCACCGGTCCGTCGGCCGGCACGTTTTCCCGGCCGTACACCCGGAACCAGAAGAGCAGCCGCATTACTTTGTCCACCAGCCAGCGCACCGTCCGGTACAAGTACACGCCCTAGGGCCCCTCTCACGACGTATGGTTGGTCTGGGCCGTGCGGCAAAGGTCGATGATCCTGTCTACTACTTCGTCGATGCTCAGATGGGTGCTGTCGATGACATGGGCCCCCGGGGCCTGGACCAGCGGCGCCACCGCCCGGGTGGTGTCCAGCAGGTCCCGCTGGGCGATCTCCTGGGAAACCGTCTCCATATCGGTGCCGTATCCCCGGGCCTGGAGCTCCCGATGCCGGCGTCGCACCCGCTCCTCCGGGTCGGCCGTAAGAAAAATCTTCACATGGGCCTCGGGCACCACGTGGCTGCCGGTGTCCCGCCCCTCCAAAACGGTGCTCCCCCGCAGGGCCAGTTCCCGCTGCTTGCGGCTCAGTTCCCGGCGCACACCGGGGAACCCGGCGATGCGGGCCACGATGGCGCCCACCGCCGGATCCCGGATTTGGTCGGACACATCCCGGCCGTCCATGAGCACCACCACCCGGTCGTCTCGGGCCGCCAGGCTGATCTCCGTCTCCCGGGCCAGCCTGGCCAGGGCCTCCTCGTCCTCCGGGTCCACCTTCGTCTGAAGGGCCTTGAGGGCCACGGCCCGGTACATGGCGCCCGTATCCAGGTACAAATAATTCAATGCCTGGGCCACCCGGCGGGCCACAGTGCTCTTGCCGGCTCCCGCCGGTCCGTCGATGGCGACGATGAGGCCTTCCTTGACCATGGCTCCTCAGCTTCCCAGCCCTAGGAGGTGAGGGTGCCCTGGCGTTCCGCCCAGTCGGGCCGCAACTGCCTGGCTTCCCTGAGATAAACGTGCACGATCGCTTCCGGGGGGATGTCCAAGTAGCAGTGGAGCAAAACGCGGATGATCCGCGGCGGGGCGCCCGGCACCGACATCTCCACGGCCCCCAGCATGGGCACCGATGTCCAGCCCAACTGCCGGGCGGCCATGGCCGGGAAGGTGGCGTTCAAGTCCGGGGTGGCGGTGAAAAAAACGCTGACCAGGTCGGACGGGTCAAACTTGTTCTTATCTTGCAGGGCTTGGAGCAGCTCCTTGGTCGCTTCCAGAATGTCTTCTTCAGTGTCGGAGGCGACGGAGGTGGCTCCCCGCAGGCCGCGCAAGATCTTCATATCCAGTAGTCTCCCCCAATTCATGGCCGGTGGCGGCGGCAAACGCCAATGCACTTACCCCCATATGCTACCACCCGCCGCCGCGGCAAGGCAACCGGAGCCCCGCCCTAGGGCGGCTGCCGCTCCACCCGCCCCAAGGGGACGGCGCCCGCCTCGGGCAGCACCACCTGGGTGCCCTCCCGGGGCCAGCCCAGGCCGGGCGCGGCGTCCACCACCCGGAAGACCAGGGGTCCATCCCCCGGGGACCCGCCGTGGAGCCACAGTTCATCCCCGGCCCGGACCTGGATGGTCACATGGGGATCGGCGAAGGTGGCGGCGGTGACGCCGTTGATGGCCAGGCGTGCCTCGGGGGCTGCCGGCCGGTTGACCAGCATGATGCTGACGGTCAGCACTTCCGCCCCCGCCGGCGACAGATAGGCCGCCGCCGCCGGGTCGTCGCCCCGGAGGGCGGGATCCACGCCCTCCAGCCAATGGCCGTAGCCGAAATACAGGCCGATTTCATCGTTGTAGGCCGCCCCTCGGATGACCACCAGCAGGAGCAGGCTGATGATGGCCAGCCGGAGGAGCCAGCTTTCCAAGCGGGCCGCCCAGAGTGCAGACGGCCGTGCCGCGCCGCCGCCCATGCCGTCACCCCGCCGCCTTATGATGAACCCGGCCATACCCTAGGGTCCGGCCGGGTCCCTCTGTAGACATATGACGGCGGAAGCCGGCTATTACATCTGGGCGATGGCTTCCATCAGCTTCTCGCGGTTTTCCACCGGCTCCCGGGCCTTGATCATCTGCATGATGTCCCGTCGCGGCTTCATGTCGCCGATGAGGACGGCGCCCACCAGGTAGTCGCCGTCGAAGAAGAGGCGCCGGTAGTTTTCCGTCTCGTAGTTCACCCAGGACAGGCTGTCCAGGTCGGGCTTGGCCTCGGTGGTCATGCCCATGGCCGTCATGTTGGAGTGGAACATGGTGGTGGTGTAGTGGGGCACGTCGTCGTAGATCTCGTTGGCCCCCATCATGTTCCGGGCGATGACCCGGCCGTGGCCCTGGCTGTTGTTCCAGGTGCCCATGAGGTTGTGGTCCTGGAGGAACACGTCGAAGAACTCGGCGGCGTCGCCGCCGGCGTAGATGTCGGGGACGTTGGTGCGCAGGCTAGCGTCGGTGATGATGCCCCGCCGGGTTTCCACGCCGCTGCCTTCCAGGAATTCGGTGTTGATGATGAGGCCCAGGCCGGCGCCCAGCATGTCGCACTCGATACGGCGGCCGCCGGTGGTCACCACGCCGGTGATGGTGCCGTTCTTATGTTCGATCTCGGCCACTTCCTCACCGTAGATGACGTCCACCCCGTGCTTGCGGGCGATGCGGTCCACCAGCTCGCCGCCGGCTTCGTCCAGCACCCGGTGCAGGAACCGCTTGCCCCGGATGAGCCACGTGGTGTGGAGACCCCGCTGGCGGAAGCCCTCGGTCAACTCGTAGGCGATGTAGCTGCCGCCCACGGAGAGGGCGCTCTTGGCCGTCAGGGTGCGCTCCACCAGGGCCTTGGTGTCGTCCAGCGTTTGAAAATAATAAACCCCGCCGGTATCGGCCCCCGGGACCGACAAATGGCGGGACCGGCCCCCCGGCGCCACCAGCAGGCGGTCGTAGGGCAGTTCCTTGCCCGTATGGAGCAGGACGGTCTTGTCGTCAGGGTTTACCTTCTCCACCACCGTCTCCAGCATAAGGTCAATGCCCTTTTCCTGGTGCTGCTCCACCGTACGCATCAGCACCCGGGATTCGGGGACTTGGCCTTTCAGGAAGCGGGGTAGGGCTACGCGGTTGTAGAGGGGATAAGGTTCTTTGCCTATGAGGGTAACTTCGGCGGAAGGCTCATTCTTCTTGATGGTCTCAGCTGCCGTGGTGCCTGTAATACCGTTGCCGACAATGACATAACGCGAGGGCCTATCCGACACGATTCCTGCCCCCCTGCTGGAGTTGGTTCTGATGATATGTGCGAAAACTTCAATAAAAAACGGCTCCGGGCGAGCCATGAAACGCCGGAAAAATCTTACCCCACCGGTATGAAGGCGTCAACTGTGCCGGCCGGGGGCTTCCGGGCGCCTTCCGGGTGTCATTTCGGGGGGGCCGGGCAGCCCGGCAGGAGATGGGACGCCTCGTGTGGGATTGGGCTTCTGAAGGAGGCGATGCTATGGCACCCTTGGCGGATCGATCGGTCATCGTGACGG harbors:
- the cmk gene encoding (d)CMP kinase — protein: MVKEGLIVAIDGPAGAGKSTVARRVAQALNYLYLDTGAMYRAVALKALQTKVDPEDEEALARLARETEISLAARDDRVVVLMDGRDVSDQIRDPAVGAIVARIAGFPGVRRELSRKQRELALRGSTVLEGRDTGSHVVPEAHVKIFLTADPEERVRRRHRELQARGYGTDMETVSQEIAQRDLLDTTRAVAPLVQAPGAHVIDSTHLSIDEVVDRIIDLCRTAQTNHTS
- a CDS encoding FAD-dependent oxidoreductase, with the translated sequence MSDRPSRYVIVGNGITGTTAAETIKKNEPSAEVTLIGKEPYPLYNRVALPRFLKGQVPESRVLMRTVEQHQEKGIDLMLETVVEKVNPDDKTVLLHTGKELPYDRLLVAPGGRSRHLSVPGADTGGVYYFQTLDDTKALVERTLTAKSALSVGGSYIAYELTEGFRQRGLHTTWLIRGKRFLHRVLDEAGGELVDRIARKHGVDVIYGEEVAEIEHKNGTITGVVTTGGRRIECDMLGAGLGLIINTEFLEGSGVETRRGIITDASLRTNVPDIYAGGDAAEFFDVFLQDHNLMGTWNNSQGHGRVIARNMMGANEIYDDVPHYTTTMFHSNMTAMGMTTEAKPDLDSLSWVNYETENYRRLFFDGDYLVGAVLIGDMKPRRDIMQMIKAREPVENREKLMEAIAQM
- the aroH gene encoding chorismate mutase, giving the protein MKILRGLRGATSVASDTEEDILEATKELLQALQDKNKFDPSDLVSVFFTATPDLNATFPAMAARQLGWTSVPMLGAVEMSVPGAPPRIIRVLLHCYLDIPPEAIVHVYLREARQLRPDWAERQGTLTS
- a CDS encoding lysophospholipid acyltransferase family protein, producing MYLYRTVRWLVDKVMRLLFWFRVYGRENVPADGPVVVCANHLSWWDPFAVGVGVPRILYFMAKVEAFSYPIIGPLLPKVGAFPVHRGTADRQALSTALNKLAEGKAVAMFIEGTRSRTGELLPAYPGAAWLATRQRAPILPVAIKGQWRLFRPVRVYIGEPFELEEYYGQKVNSNELAQAGQKIMDRIQELLADEHA